In the Oncorhynchus gorbuscha isolate QuinsamMale2020 ecotype Even-year linkage group LG05, OgorEven_v1.0, whole genome shotgun sequence genome, one interval contains:
- the LOC124036528 gene encoding elongation of very long chain fatty acids protein 7-like isoform X2: MEFRDLTTRVGLWYGNFMNNADPRTEDWFLMSSPLPQTVVIVAYIYFVTRLGPRLMEKRKAFHLKEVLIIYNFSVVALSLYMCYEYVMSGWGTGYTFHCDLVDYSDSPQAVRMAGTCWLYYFSKFIEMLDTIFFVLRKKNSQITFLHVYHHSIMPFTWWFGVRFAAGGQGTFHALLNCVVHVIMYSYYGLSALGPAYQKYLWWKKYLTTIQLIQFVIVTTHIWQYFFMKDCPYQFPIFIYIIGLYGLVFLLLFLNFWYHAYTKGKRLPKVLQAKTWAHPYNKTNGQYNSEITNGNGFHHDKNE, encoded by the exons ATGGAGTTCAGGGATCTAACGACCAGGGTCGGACTCTGGTATGGGAACTTCATGAATAATGCAG ACCCCAGGACAGAAGACTGGTTTCTCATGTCATCGCCGCTCCCCCAGACCGTAGTAATCGTGGCGTACATCTACTTTGTGACGCGGCTGGGGCCCAGGCTCATGGAGAAACGCAAGGCCTTCCACCTCAAAGAAGTTCTCATCATCTACAACTTCAGCGTCGTTGCCTTGTCCCTCTACATGTGCTATGAG TATGTGATGTCGGGCTGGGGGACGGGCTACACGTTCCACTGTGACCTAGTGGACTACTCGGACTCGCCGCAGGCAGTGAGG aTGGCAGGGACGTGTTGGCTCTACTACTTCTCAAAGTTCATAGAGATGTTGGATACG ATCTTTTTTGTTCTGAGGAAGAAGAACAGCCAGATTACATTCCTCCATGTCTACCATCACTCCATAATGCCCTTTACCTGGTGGTTTGGTGTCCGCTTCGCTGCAG GTGGCCAGGGGACGTTCCATGCCCTGTTGAACTGTGTGGTCCATGTCATCATGTACTCTTACTACGGCCTGTCTGCCCTGGGCCCCGCCTACCAGAAGTACCTCTGGTGGAAGAAGTATCTCACCACCATTCAGCTG atCCAGTTTGTGATCGTGACCACCCACATCTGGCAGTATTTCTTCATGAAGGACTGTCCCTACCAGTTCCCCATCTTCATCTACATAATAGGCCTCTACGGCCtggtctttctcctcctcttcctcaactTCTGGTACCACGCCTACACTAAGGGCAAGAGGCTGCCCAAGGTCCTTCAAGCCAAAACTTGGGCCCACCCCTACAATAAAACTAATGGCCAATACAATAGTGAAATAACCAATGGGAATGGTTTCCATCACGACAAGAATGAGTGA
- the LOC124036528 gene encoding elongation of very long chain fatty acids protein 7-like isoform X1 encodes MEFRDLTTRVGLWYGNFMNNAGYTFQANGSPECRCGSRHCISVQEVSLQSLVGIQAVSHPAMIGSPIGWRTIGPASSGFDRDPRTEDWFLMSSPLPQTVVIVAYIYFVTRLGPRLMEKRKAFHLKEVLIIYNFSVVALSLYMCYEYVMSGWGTGYTFHCDLVDYSDSPQAVRMAGTCWLYYFSKFIEMLDTIFFVLRKKNSQITFLHVYHHSIMPFTWWFGVRFAAGGQGTFHALLNCVVHVIMYSYYGLSALGPAYQKYLWWKKYLTTIQLIQFVIVTTHIWQYFFMKDCPYQFPIFIYIIGLYGLVFLLLFLNFWYHAYTKGKRLPKVLQAKTWAHPYNKTNGQYNSEITNGNGFHHDKNE; translated from the exons ATGGAGTTCAGGGATCTAACGACCAGGGTCGGACTCTGGTATGGGAACTTCATGAATAATGCAG GCTACACGTTTCAGGCAAACGGGTCTCCCGAGTGCCGCTGCGGttcaaggcactgcatctcagtgcaagaggtgtcactacagtccctggttggaatccaggctgtatcacatccggccatgattgggagtcccatagggtggcgcacaattggcccagcgtcgtccgggtttgaccggg ACCCCAGGACAGAAGACTGGTTTCTCATGTCATCGCCGCTCCCCCAGACCGTAGTAATCGTGGCGTACATCTACTTTGTGACGCGGCTGGGGCCCAGGCTCATGGAGAAACGCAAGGCCTTCCACCTCAAAGAAGTTCTCATCATCTACAACTTCAGCGTCGTTGCCTTGTCCCTCTACATGTGCTATGAG TATGTGATGTCGGGCTGGGGGACGGGCTACACGTTCCACTGTGACCTAGTGGACTACTCGGACTCGCCGCAGGCAGTGAGG aTGGCAGGGACGTGTTGGCTCTACTACTTCTCAAAGTTCATAGAGATGTTGGATACG ATCTTTTTTGTTCTGAGGAAGAAGAACAGCCAGATTACATTCCTCCATGTCTACCATCACTCCATAATGCCCTTTACCTGGTGGTTTGGTGTCCGCTTCGCTGCAG GTGGCCAGGGGACGTTCCATGCCCTGTTGAACTGTGTGGTCCATGTCATCATGTACTCTTACTACGGCCTGTCTGCCCTGGGCCCCGCCTACCAGAAGTACCTCTGGTGGAAGAAGTATCTCACCACCATTCAGCTG atCCAGTTTGTGATCGTGACCACCCACATCTGGCAGTATTTCTTCATGAAGGACTGTCCCTACCAGTTCCCCATCTTCATCTACATAATAGGCCTCTACGGCCtggtctttctcctcctcttcctcaactTCTGGTACCACGCCTACACTAAGGGCAAGAGGCTGCCCAAGGTCCTTCAAGCCAAAACTTGGGCCCACCCCTACAATAAAACTAATGGCCAATACAATAGTGAAATAACCAATGGGAATGGTTTCCATCACGACAAGAATGAGTGA